From a single Drosophila sulfurigaster albostrigata strain 15112-1811.04 chromosome 3, ASM2355843v2, whole genome shotgun sequence genomic region:
- the LOC133845358 gene encoding uncharacterized protein LOC133845358: protein MFIKFATLFVIFNLCSSATAGNQGDLYGYDIGSSSSTERIHAATRCVHVHPQHSVDLNQIMGLWYGSEIIIHSQDTPGEYEYDSCVIIHLTDVTQQVLNSNRNINNNNHNYNYGHNNRNNQNNYGRISTTPQYLERVDYEQERQRQLQRTKYLRLVWSERDSNLEYTFNYTLDRPGVWSNIGDQRGSLATLNTYTQFSGMVQVVKAVNDHLVLTFCGNDVKSTIYTVVLTRNPLGLSNDELRSIRSMLSRRGLFVENIRKVCNGAASRGGGLFTLSLLSLVLLLFASGWGRRQ from the exons atgtttattaaattcgCCACACTCTTTGTGATCTTCAACCTCTGCTCGTCGGCAACAGCTGGCAATCAGGGTGATCTCTATGGCTACGAtattggcagcagcagctcaaccGAACGCATTCATGCAGCCACGCGTTGTGTGCATGTGCATCCTCAGCACTCGGTGGATCTTAACCAG ATAATGGGTCTCTGGTATGGCAGCGAGATCATCATACACAGCCAAGACACTCCTGgtgaatacgaatacgatTCGTGCGTTATCATTCACCTGACAGATGTTACGCAACAG GTGCTCAATAGCAACCgtaacatcaacaacaacaaccacaactacaaTTACGGCCATAATAATCGcaataatcaaaacaattaCGGACGCATCTCGACCACACCTCAGTACCTCGAACGTGTTGATTACGAACAGGAGCGTCAACGCCAGCTGCAGCGGACCAAATACTTGCGTTTGGTGTGGAGCGAACGTGACAGCAATCTGGAGTACACATTCAACTATACACTAGACCGTCCCGGGGTTTGGTCAAACATTGGGGATCAGCGGGGATCTTTGGCCACCctcaacacatacacacagttCAGTGGCATGGTGCAGGTTGTGAAGGCGGTGAACGATCATCTGGTGTTGACCTTCTGTGGCAACGATGTCAAGAGCACCATTTATACCGTGGTGTTGACACGCAATCCGCTGGGACTGAGCAATGAT GAGTTGCGCAGCATTCGCAGCATGCTCTCGCGTCGCGGTCTCTTTGTGGAGAACATACGCAAGGTCTGCAATGGAGCCGCAAGTCGGGGCGGTGGTCTGTTCACACTCTCGCTACTGTCGCTGGTGTTGCTGCTCTTTGCATCCGGCTGGGGTCGTCGACAGTAA
- the LOC133845850 gene encoding uncharacterized protein LOC133845850 has protein sequence MSAANKVNHLVSATSRYIAGRNAVQTVYWRTSAGPNPRMLKTNKTCEFDRSTEAPRSVRLQNYNRTYISK, from the coding sequence ATGTCTGCCGCAAACAAAGTTAATCATCTGGTCAGTGCCACGTCGCGCTACATTGCCGGACGCAATGCCGTGCAAACTGTTTACTGGAGGACCTCCGCCGGACCGAATCCCCGCATGCTGAAGACGAACAAGACCTGCGAATTTGATCGCAGCACAGAGGCGCCACGTAGCGTCCGTCTGCAGAACTACAATCGCACTTACATCAGCAAATAA
- the LOC133845847 gene encoding protein boule isoform X1, with translation MHKITAAPAAATAPAGALEAPLAAPKYGTLIPNRIFVGGISGDTTEADLTRVFSAYGTVKSTKIIVDRAGVSKGYGFVTFETEQEAQRLQADGECVVLRDRKLNIAPAIKKQPNPLQSIVATNGAVYYTTTPPAPISNIPMDQFAAAVYPPVTDFTAAGVPAIYPPSAMQYQPFYQYYSVPMNVPTIWPPNYQDAQPPMQHHGQPHAAWEFDDGSNANNRGNSKSNISVTNWRMSM, from the exons ATGCACAAGATCACAGCCGCACCGGCTGCTGCCACAGCGCCCGCCGGCGCCCTCGAGGCGCCACTTGCGGCACCCAAATACGGCACACTCATACCCAATCGCATCTTTGTGGGCGGCATAAG CGGCGACACCACCGAGGCGGATCTGACGCGCGTGTTCAGCGCCTATGGAACTGTGAAGAGTACAAAGATCATTGTGGATCGCGCTGGCGTCAGCAAGGGCTATGGCTTTGTCACATTCGAGACGGAGCAGGAGGCGCAAAGACTGCAGGCCGAT GGTGAATGCGTTGTGCTGCGTGATCGCAAGCTGAACATTGCACCGGCTATCAAGAAGCAG CCCAATCCGCTGCAATCGATTGTGGCCACCAATGGAGCCGTTTATTATACAACCACACCGCCGGCACCGATTAGCAACATCCCGATGGATCAGTTTGCCGCTGCCGTCTATCCGCCAG TTACTGACTTTACAGCCGCTGGTGTGCCAGCCATCTACCCACCTTCAGCCATGCAATATCAGCCATTCTATCAGTACTACAGCGTGCCAATG AATGTACCCACCATTTGGCCTCCGAATTATCAAG ACGCACAGCCGCCGATGCAACATCATGGACAGCCGCATGCCGCTTGGGAGTTCGATGATGGCAGCAATGCCAACAATCgcggcaacagcaagagcaacattTCGGTGACCAATTGGCGCATGTCCatgtaa
- the LOC133845847 gene encoding protein boule isoform X2, whose translation MHKITAAPAAATAPAGALEAPLAAPKYGTLIPNRIFVGGISGDTTEADLTRVFSAYGTVKSTKIIVDRAGVSKGYGFVTFETEQEAQRLQADGECVVLRDRKLNIAPAIKKQPNPLQSIVATNGAVYYTTTPPAPISNIPMDQFAAAVYPPAAGVPAIYPPSAMQYQPFYQYYSVPMNVPTIWPPNYQDAQPPMQHHGQPHAAWEFDDGSNANNRGNSKSNISVTNWRMSM comes from the exons ATGCACAAGATCACAGCCGCACCGGCTGCTGCCACAGCGCCCGCCGGCGCCCTCGAGGCGCCACTTGCGGCACCCAAATACGGCACACTCATACCCAATCGCATCTTTGTGGGCGGCATAAG CGGCGACACCACCGAGGCGGATCTGACGCGCGTGTTCAGCGCCTATGGAACTGTGAAGAGTACAAAGATCATTGTGGATCGCGCTGGCGTCAGCAAGGGCTATGGCTTTGTCACATTCGAGACGGAGCAGGAGGCGCAAAGACTGCAGGCCGAT GGTGAATGCGTTGTGCTGCGTGATCGCAAGCTGAACATTGCACCGGCTATCAAGAAGCAG CCCAATCCGCTGCAATCGATTGTGGCCACCAATGGAGCCGTTTATTATACAACCACACCGCCGGCACCGATTAGCAACATCCCGATGGATCAGTTTGCCGCTGCCGTCTATCCGCCAG CCGCTGGTGTGCCAGCCATCTACCCACCTTCAGCCATGCAATATCAGCCATTCTATCAGTACTACAGCGTGCCAATG AATGTACCCACCATTTGGCCTCCGAATTATCAAG ACGCACAGCCGCCGATGCAACATCATGGACAGCCGCATGCCGCTTGGGAGTTCGATGATGGCAGCAATGCCAACAATCgcggcaacagcaagagcaacattTCGGTGACCAATTGGCGCATGTCCatgtaa
- the LOC133845847 gene encoding protein boule isoform X5: MHKITAAPAAATAPAGALEAPLAAPKYGTLIPNRIFVGGISGDTTEADLTRVFSAYGTVKSTKIIVDRAGVSKGYGFVTFETEQEAQRLQADGECVVLRDRKLNIAPAIKKQPNPLQSIVATNGAVYYTTTPPAPISNIPMDQFAAAVYPPVTDFTAAGVPAIYPPSAMQYQPFYQYYSVPMNVPTIWPPNYQGFN, from the exons ATGCACAAGATCACAGCCGCACCGGCTGCTGCCACAGCGCCCGCCGGCGCCCTCGAGGCGCCACTTGCGGCACCCAAATACGGCACACTCATACCCAATCGCATCTTTGTGGGCGGCATAAG CGGCGACACCACCGAGGCGGATCTGACGCGCGTGTTCAGCGCCTATGGAACTGTGAAGAGTACAAAGATCATTGTGGATCGCGCTGGCGTCAGCAAGGGCTATGGCTTTGTCACATTCGAGACGGAGCAGGAGGCGCAAAGACTGCAGGCCGAT GGTGAATGCGTTGTGCTGCGTGATCGCAAGCTGAACATTGCACCGGCTATCAAGAAGCAG CCCAATCCGCTGCAATCGATTGTGGCCACCAATGGAGCCGTTTATTATACAACCACACCGCCGGCACCGATTAGCAACATCCCGATGGATCAGTTTGCCGCTGCCGTCTATCCGCCAG TTACTGACTTTACAGCCGCTGGTGTGCCAGCCATCTACCCACCTTCAGCCATGCAATATCAGCCATTCTATCAGTACTACAGCGTGCCAATG AATGTACCCACCATTTGGCCTCCGAATTATCAAGGT TTCAACTAG
- the LOC133845847 gene encoding protein boule isoform X9, translated as MHKITAAPAAATAPAGALEAPLAAPKYGTLIPNRIFVGGISGDTTEADLTRVFSAYGTVKSTKIIVDRAGVSKGYGFVTFETEQEAQRLQADGECVVLRDRKLNIAPAIKKQPNPLQSIVATNGAVYYTTTPPAPISNIPMDQFAAAVYPPAAGVPAIYPPSAMQYQPFYQYYSVPMNVPTIWPPNYQGFN; from the exons ATGCACAAGATCACAGCCGCACCGGCTGCTGCCACAGCGCCCGCCGGCGCCCTCGAGGCGCCACTTGCGGCACCCAAATACGGCACACTCATACCCAATCGCATCTTTGTGGGCGGCATAAG CGGCGACACCACCGAGGCGGATCTGACGCGCGTGTTCAGCGCCTATGGAACTGTGAAGAGTACAAAGATCATTGTGGATCGCGCTGGCGTCAGCAAGGGCTATGGCTTTGTCACATTCGAGACGGAGCAGGAGGCGCAAAGACTGCAGGCCGAT GGTGAATGCGTTGTGCTGCGTGATCGCAAGCTGAACATTGCACCGGCTATCAAGAAGCAG CCCAATCCGCTGCAATCGATTGTGGCCACCAATGGAGCCGTTTATTATACAACCACACCGCCGGCACCGATTAGCAACATCCCGATGGATCAGTTTGCCGCTGCCGTCTATCCGCCAG CCGCTGGTGTGCCAGCCATCTACCCACCTTCAGCCATGCAATATCAGCCATTCTATCAGTACTACAGCGTGCCAATG AATGTACCCACCATTTGGCCTCCGAATTATCAAGGT TTCAACTAG
- the LOC133845847 gene encoding protein boule isoform X3 — MHKITAAPAAATAPAGALEAPLAAPKYGTLIPNRIFVGGISGDTTEADLTRVFSAYGTVKSTKIIVDRAGVSKGYGFVTFETEQEAQRLQADGECVVLRDRKLNIAPAIKKQPNPLQSIVATNGAVYYTTTPPAPISNIPMDQFAAAVYPPVTDFTAAGVPAIYPPSAMQYQPFYQYYSVPMNVPTIWPPNYQGVGFN; from the exons ATGCACAAGATCACAGCCGCACCGGCTGCTGCCACAGCGCCCGCCGGCGCCCTCGAGGCGCCACTTGCGGCACCCAAATACGGCACACTCATACCCAATCGCATCTTTGTGGGCGGCATAAG CGGCGACACCACCGAGGCGGATCTGACGCGCGTGTTCAGCGCCTATGGAACTGTGAAGAGTACAAAGATCATTGTGGATCGCGCTGGCGTCAGCAAGGGCTATGGCTTTGTCACATTCGAGACGGAGCAGGAGGCGCAAAGACTGCAGGCCGAT GGTGAATGCGTTGTGCTGCGTGATCGCAAGCTGAACATTGCACCGGCTATCAAGAAGCAG CCCAATCCGCTGCAATCGATTGTGGCCACCAATGGAGCCGTTTATTATACAACCACACCGCCGGCACCGATTAGCAACATCCCGATGGATCAGTTTGCCGCTGCCGTCTATCCGCCAG TTACTGACTTTACAGCCGCTGGTGTGCCAGCCATCTACCCACCTTCAGCCATGCAATATCAGCCATTCTATCAGTACTACAGCGTGCCAATG AATGTACCCACCATTTGGCCTCCGAATTATCAAGGT GTTGGTTTCAACTAG
- the LOC133845847 gene encoding protein boule isoform X7, producing the protein MHKITAAPAAATAPAGALEAPLAAPKYGTLIPNRIFVGGISGDTTEADLTRVFSAYGTVKSTKIIVDRAGVSKGYGFVTFETEQEAQRLQADGECVVLRDRKLNIAPAIKKQPNPLQSIVATNGAVYYTTTPPAPISNIPMDQFAAAVYPPAAGVPAIYPPSAMQYQPFYQYYSVPMNVPTIWPPNYQGVGFN; encoded by the exons ATGCACAAGATCACAGCCGCACCGGCTGCTGCCACAGCGCCCGCCGGCGCCCTCGAGGCGCCACTTGCGGCACCCAAATACGGCACACTCATACCCAATCGCATCTTTGTGGGCGGCATAAG CGGCGACACCACCGAGGCGGATCTGACGCGCGTGTTCAGCGCCTATGGAACTGTGAAGAGTACAAAGATCATTGTGGATCGCGCTGGCGTCAGCAAGGGCTATGGCTTTGTCACATTCGAGACGGAGCAGGAGGCGCAAAGACTGCAGGCCGAT GGTGAATGCGTTGTGCTGCGTGATCGCAAGCTGAACATTGCACCGGCTATCAAGAAGCAG CCCAATCCGCTGCAATCGATTGTGGCCACCAATGGAGCCGTTTATTATACAACCACACCGCCGGCACCGATTAGCAACATCCCGATGGATCAGTTTGCCGCTGCCGTCTATCCGCCAG CCGCTGGTGTGCCAGCCATCTACCCACCTTCAGCCATGCAATATCAGCCATTCTATCAGTACTACAGCGTGCCAATG AATGTACCCACCATTTGGCCTCCGAATTATCAAGGT GTTGGTTTCAACTAG
- the LOC133845847 gene encoding protein boule isoform X4 produces MHKITAAPAAATAPAGALEAPLAAPKYGTLIPNRIFVGGISGDTTEADLTRVFSAYGTVKSTKIIVDRAGVSKGYGFVTFETEQEAQRLQADGECVVLRDRKLNIAPAIKKQPNPLQSIVATNGAVYYTTTPPAPISNIPMDQFAAAVYPPVTDFTAAGVPAIYPPSAMQYQPFYQYYSVPMNVPTIWPPNYQGIYPC; encoded by the exons ATGCACAAGATCACAGCCGCACCGGCTGCTGCCACAGCGCCCGCCGGCGCCCTCGAGGCGCCACTTGCGGCACCCAAATACGGCACACTCATACCCAATCGCATCTTTGTGGGCGGCATAAG CGGCGACACCACCGAGGCGGATCTGACGCGCGTGTTCAGCGCCTATGGAACTGTGAAGAGTACAAAGATCATTGTGGATCGCGCTGGCGTCAGCAAGGGCTATGGCTTTGTCACATTCGAGACGGAGCAGGAGGCGCAAAGACTGCAGGCCGAT GGTGAATGCGTTGTGCTGCGTGATCGCAAGCTGAACATTGCACCGGCTATCAAGAAGCAG CCCAATCCGCTGCAATCGATTGTGGCCACCAATGGAGCCGTTTATTATACAACCACACCGCCGGCACCGATTAGCAACATCCCGATGGATCAGTTTGCCGCTGCCGTCTATCCGCCAG TTACTGACTTTACAGCCGCTGGTGTGCCAGCCATCTACCCACCTTCAGCCATGCAATATCAGCCATTCTATCAGTACTACAGCGTGCCAATG AATGTACCCACCATTTGGCCTCCGAATTATCAAG GCATTTATCCCTGTTAA
- the LOC133845847 gene encoding protein boule isoform X8: MHKITAAPAAATAPAGALEAPLAAPKYGTLIPNRIFVGGISGDTTEADLTRVFSAYGTVKSTKIIVDRAGVSKGYGFVTFETEQEAQRLQADGECVVLRDRKLNIAPAIKKQPNPLQSIVATNGAVYYTTTPPAPISNIPMDQFAAAVYPPAAGVPAIYPPSAMQYQPFYQYYSVPMNVPTIWPPNYQGIYPC; encoded by the exons ATGCACAAGATCACAGCCGCACCGGCTGCTGCCACAGCGCCCGCCGGCGCCCTCGAGGCGCCACTTGCGGCACCCAAATACGGCACACTCATACCCAATCGCATCTTTGTGGGCGGCATAAG CGGCGACACCACCGAGGCGGATCTGACGCGCGTGTTCAGCGCCTATGGAACTGTGAAGAGTACAAAGATCATTGTGGATCGCGCTGGCGTCAGCAAGGGCTATGGCTTTGTCACATTCGAGACGGAGCAGGAGGCGCAAAGACTGCAGGCCGAT GGTGAATGCGTTGTGCTGCGTGATCGCAAGCTGAACATTGCACCGGCTATCAAGAAGCAG CCCAATCCGCTGCAATCGATTGTGGCCACCAATGGAGCCGTTTATTATACAACCACACCGCCGGCACCGATTAGCAACATCCCGATGGATCAGTTTGCCGCTGCCGTCTATCCGCCAG CCGCTGGTGTGCCAGCCATCTACCCACCTTCAGCCATGCAATATCAGCCATTCTATCAGTACTACAGCGTGCCAATG AATGTACCCACCATTTGGCCTCCGAATTATCAAG GCATTTATCCCTGTTAA
- the LOC133845847 gene encoding protein boule isoform X6, translating to MHKITAAPAAATAPAGALEAPLAAPKYGTLIPNRIFVGGISGDTTEADLTRVFSAYGTVKSTKIIVDRAGVSKGYGFVTFETEQEAQRLQADGECVVLRDRKLNIAPAIKKQPNPLQSIVATNGAVYYTTTPPAPISNIPMDQFAAAVYPPVTDFTAAGVPAIYPPSAMQYQPFYQYYSVPMNVPTIWPPNYQG from the exons ATGCACAAGATCACAGCCGCACCGGCTGCTGCCACAGCGCCCGCCGGCGCCCTCGAGGCGCCACTTGCGGCACCCAAATACGGCACACTCATACCCAATCGCATCTTTGTGGGCGGCATAAG CGGCGACACCACCGAGGCGGATCTGACGCGCGTGTTCAGCGCCTATGGAACTGTGAAGAGTACAAAGATCATTGTGGATCGCGCTGGCGTCAGCAAGGGCTATGGCTTTGTCACATTCGAGACGGAGCAGGAGGCGCAAAGACTGCAGGCCGAT GGTGAATGCGTTGTGCTGCGTGATCGCAAGCTGAACATTGCACCGGCTATCAAGAAGCAG CCCAATCCGCTGCAATCGATTGTGGCCACCAATGGAGCCGTTTATTATACAACCACACCGCCGGCACCGATTAGCAACATCCCGATGGATCAGTTTGCCGCTGCCGTCTATCCGCCAG TTACTGACTTTACAGCCGCTGGTGTGCCAGCCATCTACCCACCTTCAGCCATGCAATATCAGCCATTCTATCAGTACTACAGCGTGCCAATG AATGTACCCACCATTTGGCCTCCGAATTATCAAG GTTAA
- the LOC133845847 gene encoding protein boule isoform X10 — MHKITAAPAAATAPAGALEAPLAAPKYGTLIPNRIFVGGISGDTTEADLTRVFSAYGTVKSTKIIVDRAGVSKGYGFVTFETEQEAQRLQADGECVVLRDRKLNIAPAIKKQPNPLQSIVATNGAVYYTTTPPAPISNIPMDQFAAAVYPPAAGVPAIYPPSAMQYQPFYQYYSVPMNVPTIWPPNYQG, encoded by the exons ATGCACAAGATCACAGCCGCACCGGCTGCTGCCACAGCGCCCGCCGGCGCCCTCGAGGCGCCACTTGCGGCACCCAAATACGGCACACTCATACCCAATCGCATCTTTGTGGGCGGCATAAG CGGCGACACCACCGAGGCGGATCTGACGCGCGTGTTCAGCGCCTATGGAACTGTGAAGAGTACAAAGATCATTGTGGATCGCGCTGGCGTCAGCAAGGGCTATGGCTTTGTCACATTCGAGACGGAGCAGGAGGCGCAAAGACTGCAGGCCGAT GGTGAATGCGTTGTGCTGCGTGATCGCAAGCTGAACATTGCACCGGCTATCAAGAAGCAG CCCAATCCGCTGCAATCGATTGTGGCCACCAATGGAGCCGTTTATTATACAACCACACCGCCGGCACCGATTAGCAACATCCCGATGGATCAGTTTGCCGCTGCCGTCTATCCGCCAG CCGCTGGTGTGCCAGCCATCTACCCACCTTCAGCCATGCAATATCAGCCATTCTATCAGTACTACAGCGTGCCAATG AATGTACCCACCATTTGGCCTCCGAATTATCAAG GTTAA